A window of Polaromonas hydrogenivorans contains these coding sequences:
- a CDS encoding cytochrome c-type biogenesis protein, with protein sequence MRSLLLCLMLAAAPALAEPTLEQHVTRLSEQLRCLVCQNQTIADSHAQLAVELKNQVREQLAAGASDQEVLDYMVQRYGDFVLYRPPVKPSTWLLWFGPLAMLLAGLGLLFVKVRQRQAQGDALDPAGETHAA encoded by the coding sequence GTGCGTAGCCTCTTGCTGTGTCTGATGCTGGCCGCCGCGCCGGCCCTGGCCGAGCCTACGCTCGAACAGCATGTGACGCGGCTGAGCGAGCAGCTGCGCTGCCTGGTGTGCCAGAACCAGACGATTGCCGACTCGCACGCCCAGCTCGCCGTCGAACTGAAAAACCAGGTGCGCGAGCAGCTGGCCGCAGGCGCATCGGATCAGGAAGTGCTGGACTACATGGTGCAGCGCTATGGCGACTTCGTGCTCTACCGCCCGCCCGTCAAGCCCAGTACTTGGCTGCTGTGGTTTGGCCCGCTGGCGATGCTGCTCGCCGGCTTGGGCCTGCTTTTCGTCAAGGTGCGCCAGCGCCAAGCGCAAGGCGACGCCCTTGATCCCGCCGGGGAGACGCACGCCGCATGA